Proteins encoded within one genomic window of Manis pentadactyla isolate mManPen7 chromosome 4, mManPen7.hap1, whole genome shotgun sequence:
- the AMZ2 gene encoding archaemetzincin-2, which yields MQTVWHSEQTLRTALISKNPALVSQYEKLNAGEQRLMNEAFQPNSDLFGPITLHSKSDWITSHPEAPQDFEQFFSDPYRKAPSPEKRNIYIQCIGALGNTRIISEEYIKWLKGYCEAFFYGLTVKLLEPVAVSATRCAFRVNDSTQNLQIHAGHILKFLKKKKPGDAFCIVGITMIDLYPRDSWNFVFGQASLTDGVGIFSFARYGSGFYSSRSEGKVKKLQKIPSHDYSVFDNYYTPEATGVLLLRSCKTLTHEIGHIFGLRHCQWLSCLMQGSNHLEEADRRPLNLCPICLRKLQCAVGFNIIERYEALVRWVDEETADAAGVALKHRREDSGNLPKPMEAFKEWREWIIRCLAVLQK from the exons ATGCAAACAGTATGGCACTCTGAACAGACACTAAGAACAGCTCTCATCTCAAAGAACCCAGCCCTCGTGTCACAGTATGAGAAGCTAAATGCTGGGGAACAGCGTTTGATGAACGAAGCCTTCCAGCCAAACAGTGATCTCTTTGGACCCATTACCCTGCATTCGAAATCTGACTGGATCACCTCCCATCCCGAGGCTCCCCAAGACTTTGAACAGTTTTTCAGCGATCCTTACAGAAAGGCACCCTCTCCGGAGAAACGCAATATTTATATACAGTGCATTG GAGCTCTGGGAAACACCAGAATTATCAGTGAAGAATATATTAAGTGGCTCAAGGGCTACTGTGAGGCATTTTTCTATGGCTTGACAGTAAAACTCCTGGAACCAGTTGCTGTCTCTGCAACCAGGTGTGCCTTCAGAGTCAATGATAGCACACAAAACCTACAAATTCATGCAG GGCACATCCTGAAgttcttaaaaaagaagaaacctgGAGATGCCTTCTGTATTGTAGGAATAACAATGATTGATCTTTACCCAAGAGACTCCTGGAATTTTGTCTTTGGACAGGCTTCTTTGACAGATG GTGTGGGAATATTCAGCTTTGCCAGGTACGGCAGTGGGTTTTACAGCTCCCGCAGTGAAGGCAAAGTGAAGAAACTGCAGAAGATACCCTCCCATGACTACTCCGTTTTCGATAACTATTACACTCCTGAGGCGACTGGTGTTCTGCTGCTTCGGTCCTGTAAG ACTTTAACCCATGAGATTGGACACATATTTGGACTCAGACACTGCCAGTGGCTCTCATGCCTAATGCAAGGCTCTAATCACTTGGAAGAAGCCGACCGGCGCCCCCTGAACCTTTGCCCTATCTGTTTACGCAAGTTGCAGTGTGCTGTTGGCTTCAACATTATAGAAAGATATGAG GCGCTGGTGAGGTGGGTTGATGAAGAGACTGCTGACGCAGCCGGAGTTGCCCTGAAACACAGACGTGAGGATAGTGGGAATCTGCCCAAACCCATGGAAGCCTTTAAGGAATGGAGAGAGTGGATAATAAGATGCCTTGCTGTGCTCCAAAAATAG
- the SLC16A6 gene encoding monocarboxylate transporter 7, whose translation MTQKKSQLCSRTNVDTQVPDGGWGWAIAISFFFVEVFTYGIIKSFGVFFNDLMDTFNESNSRISWIISLCVFVLTFTAPLSTVLSTRFGHRVVVMAGGLLVSTGMVVASFSQEVYQMYISIGVISGLGYCLSFLPTVTILSQYFDKRRSVVTAVASTGECFAVFAFAPAITALKENIGWRHSLLFVGLLQLNIVVCGSLLRPLSVKGPGSPKITAQENRKEVQYMLENEKTRTSIDSIDSGVELTTSPKNVPSHANAELEPKANPPHSLGKTRSKQGARKAPLLDFSILKEKSFICYAFFGLFATLGFFAPSLYIIPLGISLGIDQDRAAFLLSTMAITEVFGRITAGFILNREPIRKIYIELLCVILLTVSLSAFPFATEFWGLTSCSIFFGFMFGTIGGTHIPLLAEDDVVGIERMSSAAGVYVFIQSIAGLAGPPLAGLLVDHSKIYSRAFYSCAAGMAVASACLALVRPCKNGLCRRHHAGEAKTESYRGKALQDIPEDFLEMDLGKNEQKVRMKMEPV comes from the exons ATGACCCAAAAGAAATCACAGCTTTGTTCCAGAACCAATGTTGATACTCAAGTGCCTGATGGAGGATGGGGCTGGGCAAtagctatttcttttttctttgtggaaGTCTTCACCTATGGCATCATCAAGTCATTTGGTGTCTTCTTCAATGACTTAATGGACACTTTTAATGAATCTAATAGCAGGATTTCATGGATCATATCACTATGTGTGTTTGTCTTAACATTTACAG CTCCCCTGTCCACTGTGCTGAGCACACGTTTTGGACACcgggtggtggtgatggctggAGGGCTGCTTGTTAGCACAGGAATGGTGGTGGCCTCCTTTTCCCAGGAGGTTTACCAGATGTATATCTCAATTGGCGTCATCTCTG GTTTGGGGTACTGCCTTAGCTTCCTGCCGACTGTCACTATACTGTCACAGTACTTTGACAAAAGACGCTCCGTGGTCACTGCAGTTGCTTCTACGGGAGAATGTTTTGCTGTGTTTGCTTTTGCACCAG CGATCACGGCTCTGAAGGAGAACATTGGCTGGAGACACAGTCTCCTCTTCGTGGGCCTGCTGCAGCTCAACATCGTGGTGTGTGGGTCGCTGCTAAGACCACTTAGTGTCAAAGGACCAGGGTCCCCGAAAATCACTGCGCAAGAAAATCGGAAAGAAGTGCAATATATGCTTGAAAATGAGAAAACGCGCACCTCAATAGATTCCATTGACTCAGGAGTAGAACTAACTACCTCACCTAAAAATGTGCCTAGTCATGCCAACGCGGAGCTGGAGCCGAAGGCCAACCCACCACACAGCCTGGGCAAGACCAGATCCAAgcagggtgccaggaaagcccCATTACTGGACTTCTCCATCTTGAAAGAGAAAAGTTTTATTTGTTACGCTTTTTTTGGTCTCTTTGCCACCCTGGGGTTCTTTGCACCTTCCCTCTACATCATTCCCTTGGGCATCAGTCTGGGCATCGACCAGGACCGCGCTGCTTTTTTATTATCTACGATGGCAATCACCGAAGTGTTTGGGAGAATCACAGCCGGTTTCATCCTCAACCGAGAGCCCATCCGTAAGATCTACATTGAACTCCTCTGCGTCATCTTACTGACTGTGTCTCTGTCTGCCTTTCCCTTTGCTACTGAATTCTGGGGGCTCACATCATGCAGCATATTTTTTGGCTTTATGTTTGGAACAATAGGAGGCACCCACATTCCACTGCTCGCTGAGGACGATGTGGTGGGCATCGAGAGGATGTCTTCTGCAGCTGGTGTCTATGTCTTCATTCAGAGTATAGCAGGCCTGGCTGGACCACCACTTGCAG GTCTGTTGGTGGACCACAGTAAGATATACAGCCGGGCCTTCTACTCCTGTGCAGCTGGCATGGCCGTGGCCTCTGCGTGCCTCGCTCTTGTGAGACCATGTAAAAACGGGCTGTGCCGGCGCCACCACGCAGGTGAAGCAAAGACAGAGAGTTACCGTGGGAAAGCTTTACAAGACATACCCGAAGACTTTCTTGAAATGGACCTTGGGAAAAATGAGCAAAAAGTTCGTATGAAAATGGAGCCAGTATGA